In one window of Aceticella autotrophica DNA:
- a CDS encoding radical SAM protein: MKCLYCEHRCNISEGQVGICGMYTQYKGEIVEKFPHCYSTYAAAHIESIPFFHAYPGSRSLLIGGIGCNLDCHYCINSYIAKSDPNDVFVFRLEPERIIDIAKKTGCHNIVFGVNEVTVSLPSAVEVGKLAKKEGIPMGCLTNGYITEEVVEIFKGIFQFINVSLKSFSSGFYKRYVGIDDLSPILRNIRELSKKCHIEITTPIVSGINDKEIPLIAEFISGINPEIPWHVFRLLPEYKMQNLQYPNIYEVSNALQEARKVLPYIYFSNFAGSDWVSTFCPECGGKIIKRIALGGCGAKLTEYALNNGKCPVCGKTIPLYGEYIEWNSREVR, from the coding sequence ATGAAGTGTTTATACTGTGAGCATAGATGCAATATTTCAGAAGGTCAGGTAGGAATATGCGGTATGTATACACAATATAAGGGTGAGATAGTGGAAAAGTTTCCACATTGTTATTCGACATATGCGGCTGCGCATATTGAATCAATACCTTTTTTTCATGCATATCCGGGAAGCCGTTCTTTATTGATAGGCGGAATCGGTTGTAATTTGGACTGTCATTACTGCATCAATTCATATATTGCCAAAAGTGATCCAAATGATGTTTTTGTGTTTAGATTAGAGCCTGAGAGAATTATTGATATAGCTAAAAAAACAGGATGTCATAATATCGTATTTGGTGTTAATGAGGTAACAGTTTCTTTGCCGTCTGCCGTAGAAGTAGGAAAACTGGCGAAAAAAGAGGGTATACCTATGGGATGTCTTACGAATGGATACATCACAGAAGAAGTAGTTGAGATTTTCAAGGGAATCTTTCAATTTATTAATGTCAGTTTAAAGTCATTCAGTTCAGGTTTTTATAAGAGGTATGTCGGTATAGATGATTTGTCGCCTATATTGCGTAATATAAGAGAGCTATCAAAAAAATGTCATATAGAAATTACAACACCTATAGTTTCAGGCATAAATGATAAAGAAATTCCGCTTATTGCCGAATTTATAAGCGGCATAAATCCTGAAATACCATGGCATGTATTTAGACTTTTGCCGGAATACAAGATGCAGAATTTACAATATCCAAATATCTATGAGGTCAGCAATGCCTTGCAGGAGGCAAGAAAGGTTTTACCTTATATATATTTCAGTAATTTTGCAGGTTCTGATTGGGTAAGTACCTTTTGTCCGGAATGTGGCGGGAAGATAATAAAGAGAATCGCTTTGGGGGGATGTGGCGCAAAATTAACGGAATATGCTTTAAATAATGGTAAATGTCCGGTATGCGGCAAGACAATACCCCTGTATGGGGAATATATAGAATGGAATTCGAGGGAGGTAAGATAA
- a CDS encoding DUF364 domain-containing protein translates to MIIDKLIDIANERSNGRKIKDIRIGVGYTCVMLDDGSSGLAYTFVNELGPCCGQLEEAGSMIGRDCTSVISWGKKDNILKSTVGVAAINAVIHSGIQEYETGNIINEVKNLNSYDTFGMVGYFRPIINVVKQTGAKTYVFERSGKYEGTTVPDWAIEMYLPQCDVVIITGTAIINKTIDHILEMCKNAREVYIVGPSTTMSYEAFEGYNVTKLAGSLVVEPKKALEVVSQGGGTMMLKDAIKNISVKVKGK, encoded by the coding sequence ATGATAATTGATAAATTAATTGATATTGCCAATGAAAGGTCAAATGGGAGAAAGATTAAGGATATTCGAATAGGTGTAGGTTATACCTGTGTTATGTTGGACGATGGAAGTTCGGGTTTGGCATATACTTTCGTTAATGAACTCGGACCTTGCTGTGGACAGTTGGAAGAAGCGGGAAGCATGATTGGACGGGATTGCACTTCAGTAATTAGCTGGGGAAAGAAGGATAATATATTAAAATCTACAGTTGGAGTGGCAGCAATAAATGCTGTAATTCACAGTGGCATTCAAGAATATGAAACGGGTAATATTATCAACGAGGTAAAAAATTTAAATTCTTATGATACATTTGGTATGGTAGGTTATTTCCGACCTATAATAAATGTTGTAAAGCAGACAGGAGCAAAAACTTATGTATTTGAACGTTCAGGGAAATATGAAGGAACTACGGTTCCTGATTGGGCAATTGAAATGTACCTGCCGCAATGTGATGTGGTTATAATTACAGGTACTGCAATAATAAATAAGACAATCGATCATATTTTGGAGATGTGTAAAAATGCAAGGGAGGTTTATATAGTCGGTCCGTCAACCACCATGTCTTATGAAGCATTTGAAGGATATAATGTTACGAAACTTGCCGGAAGTTTAGTTGTTGAGCCCAAAAAGGCTCTTGAGGTAGTCAGTCAAGGGGGAGGTACTATGATGTTGAAGGATGCCATAAAAAATATATCTGTAAAAGTAAAGGGGAAATAA